From Chryseobacterium camelliae:
GATATTTACCTTCCATCCATGCCCAGTATGGCCGTGGAACTGAACCAGCCGGAAAGTCGTATCCAGCTTACCCTTTCAATATTCCTGATCAGTTACGGGTTAACCCAGTTTTTTGCCGGGAGTATTGTGGATTCATTTGGCCGATATAAGGTTTCGATGATTTCGCTGGCTTTATTTGTGGTTTCTTTTATCATTACAGCGACTACCCAGAATATTTTTATCATTTATGCCATGCGGGTACTGCAGGGGATACTGTCAGGCTTTGCAGTGGTATCGAAGCGGGCATTTTTTGTGGATGTCTATGATGGCGACAAACGGAAGCATTATCTCAGCATCATGACCATTGTATGGTCGGTGGGCCCTATTATTGCACCCTTTATTGGGGGATACCTTCAGAAAAATTTTGGCTGGCAGTCCAATTTCTATGTACTGGCGGGGTACAGCCTGCTGCTTTTCGTTCTGGAGTTTGTTTTTTCAGGCGAAACACTGAAGAAGAGGAATCCTTTCCATGTAGAATACCTGATTGAGCAGTACGTTTCTATGTTTAAAACAAAAGATTTCTTTTACGGCATGATCATGTGCGGGCTCAGCTATTCGATGATTATGTTCTTCAGCCTTTGCGGCTCTTTCATCATCGAGCATAAAATGGGCTATTCAGAGGTAGTGGCCGGATATGTTTCCCTGATCCTAGGATTCGCCTGGATGACCGGGGGCTTCCTGGGAAAAGCACTGATCAATAAGGCTTTCCTGCCGAAAATAAGGTATGCCAATTTCATCCAGTTGGCTTTTATAGTCCTGATGTTTATCGCCTCTTATTTTTTAAGCAATATTTACAGCCTTGTGGCTTTTGCGTTCTGCATTCATATTACGGCCGGATTTGTATTCAATAACTATTTTGCCTACTGTATTGGCAGGTTCCCTGAATCCGCAGGTGTAGCGGGCGGGCTGACCGGTGGGGTAGCTTATATCATCACTTCCGCAGTAAGCTATGGTATCGTTGCGGTCATCAGGCCGCAGGTTCAGCTGGAGGTTGCGGAAGGATACTTTGTTCTGGGGATACTGGGATTGTTTATTCTCAGCATGATCAAAATCAGGAAGGCCCATATTTAAGATAAAATTTAAAATGATGGATAAAAAAGAAATTTCAGAAAAAGATGCATTAGCTGAATCTGCCGGTGCGGGTCAGGTTTCAAAAGATTGTTTTCAGCAAATAAAAAATGACCTTTCAGGTTTTAGGAAAATGATACTTGGCGAGCTGGAACTATTTATCCTTACGGATGGATACCTTCACGAAGAGAATGTAAACTCCTTTGCTCCGAGAAGTCAGGTATCGGAACTGAAAAACATTCTTAAGGAGCATTTCCGGCCTGAAGATTATATTGATATGGCGTTGAATATCCTTCTGGTAAAAACAAAGGACAGGCTGATCTTATTGGATGCAGGCATGGGTATTTTTGCCGATGAAAGGGCCGGGTTCCTATTAAAAAGCCTTCATAAGGCAGGCTTTTCCCCGGAAGACATCACCGATGTTTTCATTTCTCATGCACATCCCGACCACATTGGAGGATTGGTGGATCAACAAAACAGCCTTGTATTTTCCAATGCCGGTTATTTTATATCAGAGACTGAATACGACTTTTGGATGAATGCAACCCTTGAAGATTTCGGCAACAGTGCTTTAAAGGACCAACCGGAATTGATCAGCCAGATGATTCCTCCGTTGCAGGGTATTCTGAAAACCATACAGCCTAAACTGACATTTTTTGATCTCAACAGCGAGCTTTATAACCATTTCAGGTTTCAGGCGGCTCCGGGACATACCCCTGGCTTGACCGTGATCACGATTTTTTCCGGAAAAGAAAAGCTGATCCATATTGCTGATATTGTCCATTCTGATATCGTGTTATTCCCGCACCCCGATTGGGGCTATTTCGGAGATACAGATCAGGATATTGCAATAGAGACCAGGATCAGGTTTCTTCAGCAGTTATCTGAAACCAAGGCAAGGGCATTTGGTTATCATATGCCGTGGCCTGGATTAGGCTTCACCAGAAAGATAGCGCCACAGGGTTTTGAATGGCTTCCGGAAAGCTTTATGACGCCTTAATAAAGACACTTATATTTTCTATTTTATAATTTTCTTCATGAATCCCCTCATTGCTGAGGGGATTTTTACGGTCTAAAAATGCATTTTGATATAAGAATACAGCTTCACAAAGTATTCCTAACAAAAAAGCCCCTTTAAAAAAGGAGCTTTCATTTATAGCGTATCCGGATATTAAATTCCGTCAATGATTTCATTAAGAACCGTGCTCGGTCTCATAGCAGAATACGTTTTGTAAGTGTCCGCTTTGTAGTAGCCTCCGATGTCTTGAGGTTTACCCTGAGCCCCGATTAATTCGGTATTGATTACCTCTTCGTTTTCCTTCATGGCTTGTGCAATAGGAGCAAACTGAGCGGCAAGCTCTGCATCAGCAGTCTGAGCTGCCAATGCTTCAGCCCAATACATGGCCAGGTAGAAGTGAGATCCGCGGTTGTCAATCTGTCCTACTTT
This genomic window contains:
- a CDS encoding MFS transporter; this translates as MVTLKEKNKFIATLLAFAVIPMSGLSTDIYLPSMPSMAVELNQPESRIQLTLSIFLISYGLTQFFAGSIVDSFGRYKVSMISLALFVVSFIITATTQNIFIIYAMRVLQGILSGFAVVSKRAFFVDVYDGDKRKHYLSIMTIVWSVGPIIAPFIGGYLQKNFGWQSNFYVLAGYSLLLFVLEFVFSGETLKKRNPFHVEYLIEQYVSMFKTKDFFYGMIMCGLSYSMIMFFSLCGSFIIEHKMGYSEVVAGYVSLILGFAWMTGGFLGKALINKAFLPKIRYANFIQLAFIVLMFIASYFLSNIYSLVAFAFCIHITAGFVFNNYFAYCIGRFPESAGVAGGLTGGVAYIITSAVSYGIVAVIRPQVQLEVAEGYFVLGILGLFILSMIKIRKAHI
- a CDS encoding MBL fold metallo-hydrolase — translated: MMDKKEISEKDALAESAGAGQVSKDCFQQIKNDLSGFRKMILGELELFILTDGYLHEENVNSFAPRSQVSELKNILKEHFRPEDYIDMALNILLVKTKDRLILLDAGMGIFADERAGFLLKSLHKAGFSPEDITDVFISHAHPDHIGGLVDQQNSLVFSNAGYFISETEYDFWMNATLEDFGNSALKDQPELISQMIPPLQGILKTIQPKLTFFDLNSELYNHFRFQAAPGHTPGLTVITIFSGKEKLIHIADIVHSDIVLFPHPDWGYFGDTDQDIAIETRIRFLQQLSETKARAFGYHMPWPGLGFTRKIAPQGFEWLPESFMTP